The Gouania willdenowi chromosome 3, fGouWil2.1, whole genome shotgun sequence genome includes the window TcgttttttttcaggaaatgttcttTCCTGAAATGTCTTgaatgtcaactgccagtcttcctcagaggtgattgctttgatgtatccatATGTGTTctctcataaggaaagcatcaaagcatcttctGATGGTTTTCATGTGTCTTTATGAATTCGTTCTGAGCCTGATTAATTTGATAGTTTTCttaggctggccacgccccctgttgGTCACTGGAGAGTTCCATGTGTGGGAGAATAAGCCATGCGGAATAGTAACAGTTTCAGGGGTGTCACACACTCACTGCGTGACTCTTATTGAGCATAGACGAGAGCAGACTGATAAGAGCGGCTCTGTGTCAGGTCAGTGAACGCAGCCTCGGGGTTTCTTAAAGGCGTCTATGCTGTGACTTCCTAAGTTTAATCAATGGGCTGGACGTATGGTGCATTCGGTTACCAGGCAGACAATCGGCAAAGTGTGGCTGTTCTTCATGTAGATCAGATAGCAGCTGTTGGCCTgcgggccacatgcggccctcagcctaaatttgtgcagccccctcaaacaaaacacaaaaattattgataaaaaataaaaaacaaagggtacaaaagataatataataataataataataataataataataataataataataataataatattacattaaaattgtaaaatatcAGTGCTAAAAGCAAATTAgagcaaaaaatacagaaaatgactcccaaaacactgAAAACCAAAGCAAACCTTCAATAACagaaacaatgacaacatatatacactaaataacaaaaacccacacaatgacaacagcaATCCAATGCTGCTGTAAGCCTGGATTatagattttaattcttcatcttttaaagaataattgtCTATTTTTCCGGTGTGTAACGTACTCTGCTCTGCAGGGATTCTacatgtttgtgattggtcagacgctgcaaacGCCGCCCCTTTTATGTAAGCGTGCATGCTAAAGGAGAGATCTCCCTGATTTATTCATCAAGCTTTGTAATAAAGGCCTAATATGACTTTAAGAATTGACTTTATCAACCTGTTATTTCTCAGAGTATCTGGCAGCTGGCCTGCCACTGtcctaaagaaaaaaagaaaaaaaaaaatattttagttttattcattattattattattattattattaatttttttttttttttcattttatgtttttaacttATACATACGCATATGGCaccttgttattcagtttaccttacaacctcctggttttctgtgtgtgtaggtataattattataattggtgctgtttttattatttttattcatttatttttttatgtgccGCTCTTTGCCTTTCTATTTACCCCTCGGGGGAAAATGAAGTTTTTTCTCATTCTGATTCAGACTATAAATTCTTGTGTGTTGATCGGTGGTGTTTCACAAATGTGACAGGCTGCCATGACAACTTCACTTTAAAGAGAAAACATTTCCAAACTTTCTCTGTACTTCGACTTAACCTGATATTGTGTTGAGTATTTGAACGTGATTTTATTGCGCAATCTGGTAACAAACCATTGACTCAAAGTGCTGGGTCATGTAGATTGGGTTTACATCTGCACAGggtcatcttgtgtgttgtGCAAATAGTTATACTAGATCTGAATAGCTTGgttttttattatcatataaAGAATAATTTCCCATTAATTGTGAATAATAAAACgtgtttttctgcagcaacttctttttttcaactttatttttatttgcaacTCCTTTGTCCATGTTTCTATTGTATGTAATttcaattatcattattttttacaaattgttCCCTGATTATCCAATAGACACTGTAATTTTGTTTGATgagattaatactttttgagatacgGGCAATTTAGCGAGGGGGGTATGTGTAGATTTTTGTgagtccttatttttcttccattttcagcttccaatatcgaAAAAATTACAtgacataggaaactgaaatttggtatagtaatacagctccacctaccttctcaaaatatacaaaaatatttgcTAGACATCTTATCTGGTgaacatgccagcccctcaaaattggaaaaaaatgtttcaggGTTTTGGGgttgaacatgtttgggccttcagtaactTTGCGTATTTCTCAGCtcctttgagctatgaacatagaccaTTCAAaacactaatgattagtcagatatatacattggttcttgggtgccAGTCTCTTGAAATGtgaagaaatatatatatatatatatatatatatatatatatatatattattttcattggccTTTAAGTAAATGTGGgaatgcaagaaaaaaatctgatctctgttttaatttatagtataaaaatgactctttcttaggatataaaacaatttttcttaaTGTGacatcttcatttttattttggaccctaACGTGAGGCCATTGTAGATTGCctttgtgtcttataatcatttgatGTTTATTACTTTTTCACTCGTAACATAACAAATATTTTACTGGTGAAAAAATATGTCTACTGGAGCCTTGACGTTCTTCATCCAACACCAGAACCGGTGAAACACCTTGCAGTACTTATACTTTTTTTCACATCACTTGCATTTTCATGGAAACTCAAATTGCTACTAGTTTGCTTGTTTCCCTGTCTTGTATCGTGATTTTTCTTATTAAGTTCTTTAAaagattctttttaaaaataacgaTCCATAATGTCTTAACaaattaatgcaataaaaaagtcTCCCTGTGTCTGTTTCCAGCatcctttttattttgtatggcACCCTCTGTCTTGCCTATGTGTAAGTGCAGAGAGACTATGTAGATTTCTGTCTCAACACAGGTGAAACTCATCTCTGACTGCGTTCCCTCactatttgtgtgtttgctgataAATTGTGTTGTTATCTTTACCCTGGTGTAGTGTTGTGCTCTATACCACAtaatccgagaccaagacttggcCGAGATTAAAATGCaccgagaccgagacaagaccaagtccTTTAAAATCTGGTCTTGAGACCAAGACCGGCCTcgagtactacaacactaccCTGGTGTTCCCCAGAGAATACTTTAGTTCATCGAATTCTTTTCGAGATTCAaggatttttaattgtcattatgtgcaaaacatgtactgtacataatgAAATAGCGATCCCAAGTTCCCCGAAAAGCCCTTAAAATAATAGAGTTAAAATactataaaataatacaaaatgtatctatacttttcTAGACTTTTGTTATTTGACATTTGTTGTTAAACAAACAGCTTCCCTTACACAGCCACTTTCAAGTAAAGTGAaccccaaagacttttttttcttcttttctcaaCAGTCATTTTGCAGTAAGAAACTATCATCATATAACTCCAAATCACCTTTTGCTGCATtgtaagaaggaaaaaaactgaTTTGGGAATATGGTTCGATCACTTAATCTGAAGTCCAGCCAACTTGTGGTTTTCTGCACTTTACCAGTAACAATATTAAAATCAGTGTTTagattgtcatttatttattttattatttttaaaccatTTAACAGATACTGTATCTCTCATTGTCCTGGTACttgaaaattatttatttgattttattttttattgtgtctaAGAAATGCTCTATATTAggtaaaatgcaataaaagtaaaataatacttATTTATAGTgctaactatatatatatactctatgtattttctttgttttgtattCTCATCTGGTTTTCACATGTTTGATGTAAAACAATTTCTTTCATAGTGTCAATTAAAATTGTATGTAGTGAATGGACAAAGACAAGCACTGTTGatcaaatgaaaatgtttaatagttattagttatgcttaataatatatttactcatatattttaatccttaagccttgggttgtaactttccattgtgtcaACTTTGCTTCTTGCTCTGGGTCAGACCGCCttgtccaaagcacatgatatgTTCCCCAAAACAACCTCAAGGCCAGATGCGTAGGCACTCTCTGTGCACGCACTCACATGGCTACGCACACtgacatagtcacacatacacaccccatacacatccattcacacacacaaacacataaacgcacacacctccatcTCCATGACAATCAGCAGATACCGGGGAACAGGCTGTTTGACCCaagaagaaaatgttttttccttctctctccctctcaccTCCTCCACTCTGTCCTTATCTcccgggggggaggagggaggggggactgAGCAGGGATATACGTGATGTGTCAGAATTGTGTCtctctcgatcatcggacgtccgcccggacggtcactaatttttgttccactttgttccatctttgtacttttttttacttagttatataataaatcttttgtataaaatcatcaatgctccgactggactccatcattcaaccagagcaataaatcatatctccaaatgaggtcaaccgcaaatctTGCCGTAACAATAGCATAGGTATATACAGTGATTATTCCTAACAACATATATGAAGAATTCCCATTAaccaaaaaaaagtctttggagacttgacattttgttgtaatttatgatttttgaaggatttcacagaaaaaaaaaacaacaaaaaactagtTTTCActtactgtatactatagtaatAAACAATTGTCCTTATCTCAATATTATTGGTTTCTTTTTAGACGATGTATTACTATTTCAGAGTGTTGAATTTTAAAATCCCCCATCCTTTCAAAACTTTAAGAGCCTTGAAATAGTTGATTGGTGtcaaataatgtttattttgcacactGAAACTAAAACCCTTAACCCCTAAACAAATAgatacatgaatgaataaataaataaattaacccCCTTCATAAAACTTTATTCTGCGGTCCTTATCTAGCTGCTTAAGGATTGAGTACTCAGTAGAACGAGGATGATTTCCTTTCACGTCTGTTAGATTTTGTTGGGGTTTCTCCCAGTAATGATTCCAGTGGCCTCTTTTGTCTGCTCCAAAACCAAACACATGCACCTgggatggaaaaaaaacaagaaaagtatTAGGGCCACATCCACAAAGAATGGAGCTAAATGCACCACGGTTTGCGCAGCGTCTGTGCCGGTAGTCTGTGCTGTTTACTGCCGTATCCTCAGAAGAATTTGCTGTAATTATATACCTTGTACCATCACATCTGATTTTCATTCATGATAATCACTGTATACTTTATgaatagatacagtatatactctgTTACTGGACCACCCGCTGAGTGCAACCTGCCATCCTTTTTACAAAGGGCTTTACATCAttggcagagtttgagattcttgccgggggggaggcaaaaatgaaaaacagaatttaatatTTGACTGTCTCAAGATTCGAGCCAACCGCAATGTGTGTATAACTTTAGTTATTTTACATAACCCTGGTTCTGACTAATATGAGTGAgctgtctcactatgggatgcatcATCCATCTGCAtccctcagaagcatttatagCAATCTGCCAAttgtgattggctggtgaaacgtgtctgttcaaaataagcacctcttctcactcgttCGAGCGAGAggggttgtctggtgagacatctcactcatattattcATAGAACCGGAGTTAATAACTAaaaacctaaagttctattgcataatattttgtgagatgtctcactatgggatatggtaGCTCCCATATTGCAGACATGCTTACATACGGATACCAGCATGCAGGGCAGAAGTCTGTACACATCAGGACAGTAGAACCACCCGTGCCACGCACGGGGCAGAAATGTCCAGCATGTAAGACTGAAAAAACATGAGGAGCAAGGTCTGACTGGCCGCCACACAGATGTCCTTGACaaacactcccctgaacaaagcccaggatgtggcgaGACCCCGAGTCGAGTGTGCGTGCAGACACTCAGGCGGCCGCAGATCCTGTCTCATACAAGCCAAGCAATAGTATCCGCAACCCAGTGTGACAGACGTTGCTTAGCAACAGGCTTCCCCTTACGGGGATTAGCCCAGGAAACGAACAGCTGATTGCCCCGCCCACCAAGAGTCACGTTGtgaaacacaccaaatgaaGGGGTAGCTGCAGGAGGTCAAAATCCTATGCTGAGAAAGACATGCTCCATCCCGTGTGTATCACAAAACCTGCTGTCAGACAGGTGACCCAGCAGGGCAGTCACCGCCTACGTGCACCGCACAGACACCCTTGGGCTTCAAAAAGGTCGACAAGGAGCCTGTGGTTACCCGTAGCAGAGGCACATATTTTCTGCGGGGAGGATGCACTTGGATGAGGAAATATGCATCATCCAGATCAAGAGCCTAAAAAAACGCTCTATTGCACCCAGCACAGCAGGAAAGCATGCTTCAAGCATCCTGAAACTGTATTTCCTGAGATACCTTGTTCAGAGCAGGTACATCTCGGAtagaatcagaaatcagaaatgttttaatggccaagtacagcttttaggacagtacaaggaatttgacttgaaTGAATTCTGCTCCCCCTTTTTGTTTGGGGACTAGGATCACCTGGAGTAAAACTTTAGATTATtcactcaactcaactcaactttatttatgtagcgcaaattacaacaaagtaatctcagtgcgcttaacaaaatataaagtccatagcaTGCAAaggaacccaacaagatccacattcTCAcacatattatgaaatagaacccgCACTGAACTGTGCGGGAGAAGCGACAGCATTGCCCCTTTGTTTTACAGTAAGAGGATTTCCTCCTATGAAACTCAGGCTGCCTCCAAGGAGTGGAGTGCTGCTGCAGACCATTCACTTGAGAGAAGCTTCACCCACGGTGCGGTGGAGCCCTCTCTTCGTGGCACAGTATCATCACCCCCTGGGCAAGCATCGCTCGAGGGGAGAGAGCTTGATGACGGAGGCCCCAACGGGGGAGGCAAGCCTCCCACCACGGTTAAACAGCGTGACCCGTCACCACTCAGCCTATTGTGGCAGAGTTTGCCCTGCTTTGCTGCGCCCTCAACCCTGTGTGTGCGCCCTTGTGGACATGAGAAAAAGGGGGTGGGAACACTTCCCAGCCAAACCCTCAGTTACGGCATGTCTGTCTCTCCCGCCAGACCTCGGATCATGCCGTGGTAGTGGGGAGATGAGGGCGTGGGGGACCCCAATTGGCACGTTTGAAAGCAAACAGGTAGAGccggagaacagatgaagtccCTGCTGCTTCCTGGAGCAGCCGAACCGACAGTACTGAAACGGAGGGGCGGGACAGGCTGCCTGTCACAGGCAGGTATGAAGTACCCAGAGAAGCTCTTCTGTGCAACAGAGAGATGATCACCCTTCCTGTAGAACACAGTCCACTGCAAGAGGACTCATTTGTGGTACAGTGGCTCTCTCTCCCGGCAGCAGCCCGCTCACCACGAAAGGCTCTCTCCATGGAACAGTGCCATTCCCCCCGAGGCGAGCATCTCACTGCACACCCAGGGGGACAGCGTGATGATGGGAGCCCCGCTGCTTCTGACACCGATGCCTCCCACCACGGGGGAACAGTGGGTGTCATCACTGTGCAGTTTATTGTGGTAGAATTAGCTTTCAGTCATTGTGCCCTCGGCCTGGGTGTGACAATggaacacatttttattattcctaATAAAACATGTGTGCTTGTGGACATGAGAGAAGAGGAGGGGCCAACAGCCAAACTTCCCTAGAACATGTCCGTCCCTCCCAGCAGCCACTGGACCGTGCCGTGGCAGCGGGGAGACTGCGGCGTGGAGGGCTCCTGAATGCATGTATGAAAGCCGAACAGGTGTAGCTGGGGTAGTTGGAACATCCGACTGCTTCACCGGAGGAGAGGAAGGTGGTCAGGCCGTTCCCTTCTCCTCTTTGTTTTAGCCTGTTTGCGCTTAAGCGGGCTATACCAGCAAAGCTGCAGCTGAAGCCGAAGGTTTCCCGAGCCAGCCGGGCGAACCGCTTTCAGACAGCGTGGGCGGGCCGAGGAGACAACGGAAACCGTAGGCTGGGCAGCCCGGGAGCCCCAGCTGGAACCGTGTGCCGACATGCAGTCCCAGACAGCTCGAGCAGACCTGGTGCTTGTCTTTGCTGGAGATTTTATTCCCACATTGACAGAGGTGAGCCACATGAGCGAAGCCTTGTCTTCCATTTCCACGTTGAGCAGGCAGGGAGATCAAGTGGTTTAGCCCGAAGCTACCCCGTGGCAGCTAGAAGGGGTGCGGGGCAACGTGTGCTGGTGTGTCGAAAGACGTTGAGGACAGCATTTGGCTCGAGTAACagtaataacattttaaaaagtcacaAAGTCCaatactgttttcttttttgtcttttaagcAAGCTTTAAATTCCCCATTTTTGTCTCCAGTTATTTAGGGTGATATCAGATTCTGAAGTCTGATATTTGAAGCTAACTTCTAGTCTAGACCTAAATGTACGAAGGACCATTACAATGATGTTTATGGCTTTAAAAGTTCCTACCTCATCACAAATGAACAGCGCAAGAAAAACAGTCAACATGCCAGTGGATGGATAATTGCCCTTCTGAGATCGACCCAGCCACTTGTGAACATATTTCATGAAAGCTGGATTTACCACCATTACCTGTTAGGAACAAAACAAAGACTTATTTCCAACCACTCACTACGATTGTGAATTGTGAATGTATTCTATCAAAAATTATTGTAGATACTCACCAAATTTTTATTAGCATTCATTTTGGATAGAACTGGTGACCTGTAGGAAACAGCATTAAACagcaactttattttcaaaaattacaGTCGGCCGATATCGTTAGTAGGTTAGAGACTACttctctcatttatttgtgaaggaAATATGCCTGCTGAAATATTACATTGTTATGAATAATGTGCTTTGAGTGTCTTTAAAAAGCGCTATATGAAATCTGAtgcattaacaataataatgatacattttatttgtaatgcactttacattttacaCAAATCCCAAAGTGCAACAAAACGGTGCATGAGAGTAAAAGTCTTTAGTAGTAGATAATAGcaagttaaaatataaacacaaaaagaacagtTCAAAGCaagattaaaaacaacagaggTCTGCTAAATTCAAAGTCCATCTAGGGGCAGAGTGGTTAtttatcagtgacgtgcagtcagggtaggcaaggtaggcagtgcctacccaagggttaattgatattttgatcatttgttttaattataatatcattataaattacttatttttccatttccgatagcctacagtacctattagtttgaaagtgtccgcattttgtgcatttcatagcatAAAtaactaaacagcgctatttcgaGGAACGGCTgccgtctcactccgctgtaaggcagggggaggccacaccccctcccaaaagcacattgctgctatgcctctgttcccatagtgtttttatgtgtttgcacatgcgcagtcagttccccaagatgaaaaccatttatgtaaaaaggcagctctctatgctgcctttggacgtaaccgtgctatgctaaatactATACGTAAGTTTGCAGTGCATTAGTGAGTTGATCCCAcgtggccgctgctgctacgttctctctcgctctagtgagtgggcaggataacactacaggcaggatgacagcgcaagagatgataaagaaactttcttttgaggaaaacaacagcttttaaaagatggaagatcaacacctgagctaccagaccttcagcaaaggaaagtgAATGGAAGgtttggctttgtggatgcgcctcactgaagctgttccgagttgttgttgtcgtcattttctccgtgtttctgtgtttccaacacaaacaatggatgcactgccgtgtcatgagatatatcttgttgggagagtatggaggctatatcgAATATTTGTTTATGcgtctttaatggtgttttacgatgttcattttgttagatggctaaatacttgttcatgtggatcttgttgggttttttctttcttattatgaattttataccaagacaaattccttgtactgtccttaaaactgtacgattctgattctgatattttttctcagctttttgctctgaaactgaagatagtgtaaaacttgctctattcaatggctgattacaaaagaacaaaacaagccaggaacaaattctttttttttaatgaaagtagggactttaatctttcagaatctggtgtcagattgcaggtagtcatagtagaaatatagaatattctgtgggtctttaaaatcagtcaaaatgctcaaaaaacagctggcactgaggggggtagaaaatctgaaaatggctggcactaaATGAGTTAATAATAAGTGGTTATCAGTATCAGGTGAAGTCTGAATTGGGAGGTCACACTATTAAGTGTCTTGTTATGCAGTtgaaacaaattaaatgtttacttaCTTTCCTTTATATCCTGTTGTAAGGGCCTCCATGAGCCATTGAAGATCACTCAATTtgaatgcaaaaaacaaaagatgagTACTGTTGTCTAAATTCACAGCACTCACTGGATACATAGCTCGATGAGTTGTTTTTGTCCCAACATCTTTTCCAAAGCCTTCAACCGGACCCTTGTTTATTCTAGTAGCACACATGCAGGTTCAAATTATATGTATTATGTATACATCTTATGTTATACacttttcataataataataataataataataataataataatgataatacatgaaaaatatttagtgcttttatttaaaaacaacaactcataGACGCTTtacaaaagagagaaaaaatattttaccttACCTTATGACGACATCTTTTGAATCTATTATCTGTCCATAATTGGCTCCTAACAGTCTTGGTGAATTCCCAACAACAGCACAACTTCTACATTTGTCCGACTTAGGTTCTGCTACATCCGGCACTGGAGGGAACAACTGAAACAAACTCTGTACTGCAGTTTGATAATCGTTGAAGTTGCTCTTTTTACCCTGCAATTGCTAAGATACACCAAAAAGTAAAGACAACATCATGGAAAAACCTAGATGACAGGAAAAGTAAAAGCTACAGAATATGCAATGCTTGTTTGAGCAGTTGAGCCACTTACCGTCCACCACTTGTGATCGTCGGACGATAAGCTATAGTTCCTAGACAAAAGTGGTTGAACAAAAGTATCCAAGCGATGCTTAAGCAACCTTTGATCTTCTGTTAGGCAGTTTTCACAAGAACACAAGCGCAGTTTCTTTGTGGGGGTACTGTTGGTTGGGATGACAATGATTGGATGTGTGGACGGTACTGTTGTTACAGACAGTAAAATAGAAGATTTCCAGCTCGGAACTTTCAACTTTAAGTTGAAGATTACAAAAAGAAGTCCAACTGCAGTGAGGCAAAGCAGGAACAGAAAAATCTTCACTTGAGTCATAACTCCAGAAATAGGACAGGAGGAAAAGCCCAATCTGTAAAAAGGGAGCAGGAGAAAACACAAATTagtcaatacaaaaaaaaaaaacaatactgaaAAAATGGTCAGGATTAGAAGTTGGTTAGGAGAAGCTGCCGAAACTGGAACATTTGTGGAAAGCCACAAAGTTAGAGGTGCATAGACTCTATCTTaaagaaaagataatggagctaaatgaaataataaaatgtgccTGCTCTGCTTATTTCTCAAGTCttgttttacaaaataagagaaaccccaaAGTCTTGTTTAACACTAATGAGAATCTTGTTGCATCCTCATCTGCCCATGTGACTGTGCACACACAGGATGACTGTAACATTTTTTTGAACTTCTTCGTAAACAAAGTACAAGACATTAGGGCCAGTATCGCTCCtcccttggttagcttgtgCACTGCCGCAGCCCCTAtgagctcatggtcctccttcactcctgtcagcctacaggatgttcaTTTTTAGTGGGCAAGATGAAAACCTCATCGAGccctaaatgtttttgatgttgtcggTCCTTGGGTGGTAAATTTGATAAACCTTTCACTTCTGGCTCGGCCCTTAACTTCTTTAAACATACTATGATGAATCCCATTGTTAAAAAGCCTAATCTTGATCCAGGGGAGCCTATAAACAACCGGCCCAAATCTAAGCTTCCCTTTATGACAAAAATCATGGAGAAAGTGGTGGCGAAGCAGCTAACCTCATTCTTGGAACAGCATGATTTGgtcaatccactccactgaaactgctcttctgaaagtttccaGTGACATGAGAATGGCAGCTGACACAGTTTTGGTTTTACTTATTTAACATCTGCTTTCAACactgtagatcagtggttcccaaactttttgtgcccaaggcacaccaaaggacaagtaaaaatctgaaggcacacctattgtgccAAATAGCCTTTTGTTATCAGTCATACATGTACAATATCACGGGCAACCGTAGAAGAAAGCGCTCCATATTCCCTCTcgctgtttctctgttttaatgttttcctACAGCCTTTGTCACATTCTTATAATTCCCGCCTGCGCAACCGCAGGAATAGCAAAATATTgccttctctcttttttttttaaataattgtttttaggtaTATattttgcctctgtattatgaaatgagtagttaattcaaattaatttatttttgtgtagttgtatattgcaataataatgtatttgtcAAAGTGTCTTTATAACATCATGACTTGACCAGACTCAGGATTTCACTCattcttacttttttctttccagtgacaagaaaggtgaaaaacctttgaacacaaaacacaatgcaaATAACTTAATACATTTTGATCAAACAAGataagtacaaataaacacaatttcaggACAGCACCATTTAATTTGGTGAAAGTATATTATCCATTTTAAATCAATGCAGGTAAGTAATCCATAAAATTAGACATTAACCACACAGAAAACTAGGTCTACTTTTATAATCTGAAACCATTTTCCTTGTGTTTATATCAATTATAGATATTacaattttgattttgatttaacaattTCTCAACGGAAATACttatattatactattttcatacataaatgaaatattttcacTCTGAATTATGTTAAAGAGaaatttgctatattttaaattctaacttattttaaatattaagccaattttaaactattttcctcttctcataTAAACCACTTAATAAACTCAGCAAATGAATTGAGAAAATTAATTATACAATGATGAGATCACATTTTAACAGCATTCGGCTGTGTCCCTCTATGATTCTTGTTGGGGGGTTCTCCAGGAGTATAGGGTATTGGACCCCCTGATGCTGTTTGTTCCCTGTACGACCAGTGTCAGAGCTTGGTTCGCATTGCCGGCATAAGTCAGACTGGTTTCCAGTGAGGGTGGGACTACGACAGGGCTGCCCTTtttcaccgattctgttcataattTTTATGGACTGAATTTCTAGGCACAGTCAGGGTGCCAAGGGGGTCTGGTTTGGTGGTTGGGCTTTTTGTAGAGGATGTGGTCCTGTTAGC containing:
- the LOC114480283 gene encoding CMP-N-acetylneuraminate-beta-galactosamide-alpha-2,3-sialyltransferase 1-like, which translates into the protein MVTEVPSTHPIIVIPTNSTPTKKLRLCSCENCLTEDQRLLKHRLDTFVQPLLSRNYSLSSDDHKWWTQLQGKKSNFNDYQTAVQSLFQLFPPVPDVAEPKSDKCRSCAVVGNSPRLLGANYGQIIDSKDVVIRINKGPVEGFGKDVGTKTTHRAMYPVSAVNLDNSTHLLFFAFKLSDLQWLMEALTTGYKGKSPVLSKMNANKNLVMVVNPAFMKYVHKWLGRSQKGNYPSTGMLTVFLALFICDEVHVFGFGADKRGHWNHYWEKPQQNLTDVKGNHPRSTEYSILKQLDKDRRIKFYEGG